One Actinosynnema pretiosum DNA segment encodes these proteins:
- a CDS encoding B12-binding domain-containing radical SAM protein, with product MDVVVREVIAAGPLPPVPDVRLTRLLAERRARFAEAAGADGEAALRFPVLAALVPVATNRGGEIAYPGDPMCLYSALISTIRRSVGRRESGLAARPHVDDLYPDWGHYPDLAYRRAQSGPRAGLAADNPTTDGKVFDPRVWDAEAREAFSAQLVALRPKVLLLSAVSAAHRYALEMAETAKRLVPGCLVVLGGRHADETVRVDKRSGLVQLSWSSTAQVQLDGRHERVVDFVVSGDGAPLLDLLMQAVGLVCDPGFGPTDVDAVMDSLRLLANSRADLEGVGVVVGFGAREVDVQPLRGRSLGRAELPSPYDAFAIRARFGVFERAGSSPHGSRTAHMMTLDACPFKCTFCSESSAVKSLPTRFAITESQEVALRVQRLVDWGAEAMFFDDPVFWGGNWNAIADFCRDLKELADRPCEDPESAAHGHRSVRDLEWGAQLTVDVVLNRAKWDEVGAGLDLMREAGCTYVYIGIESMAEQVMKHVKKNLLRRNPEPWVGKVREALEKIRSHGIRVGSSVLFGLDGEDRGTIAETIEQIGALIDDGLLIMASPNILTYHPGTGISAEHGQDELDYHSRKENKPPYTFFEEAYPDVVSKLLTEDDIWYIHDSAAKRWGSVRNSAIEESGAA from the coding sequence GTGGATGTCGTGGTGCGCGAGGTGATCGCGGCCGGGCCGCTGCCGCCCGTTCCGGACGTGCGGCTCACCCGACTGCTGGCCGAGCGGAGGGCCCGGTTCGCCGAGGCCGCCGGAGCCGACGGGGAGGCGGCGCTGCGCTTCCCGGTGCTGGCCGCGCTCGTGCCGGTGGCCACCAACCGGGGCGGTGAGATCGCCTACCCCGGCGACCCCATGTGCCTGTACTCGGCGCTGATCAGCACCATCCGGCGCTCGGTGGGGCGCAGGGAGTCCGGGCTCGCCGCACGGCCGCACGTGGACGACCTGTACCCGGACTGGGGCCACTACCCGGACCTGGCGTACCGGCGGGCCCAGTCCGGTCCCAGGGCCGGGCTCGCCGCCGACAACCCGACCACCGACGGCAAGGTGTTCGACCCGCGCGTCTGGGACGCCGAGGCGCGCGAGGCGTTCTCCGCGCAGCTGGTCGCGCTGCGCCCCAAGGTCCTGCTGCTCAGCGCGGTGTCGGCGGCGCACCGGTACGCGCTGGAGATGGCCGAGACCGCCAAGCGCCTGGTCCCGGGGTGCCTGGTGGTGCTCGGCGGCAGGCACGCCGACGAGACCGTCCGCGTCGACAAGCGCTCCGGCCTGGTCCAGCTGTCGTGGAGCAGCACCGCGCAGGTGCAGCTCGACGGCCGCCACGAGCGCGTGGTCGACTTCGTCGTCTCCGGCGACGGCGCCCCGCTGCTCGACCTGCTCATGCAGGCCGTCGGCCTGGTCTGCGACCCCGGCTTCGGCCCCACCGACGTCGACGCGGTCATGGACTCCTTGCGCCTGCTCGCGAACTCGCGCGCCGACCTGGAGGGCGTCGGCGTCGTCGTCGGGTTCGGCGCGCGCGAGGTCGACGTGCAACCGCTGCGCGGGCGCTCCCTGGGCAGGGCCGAACTGCCCTCGCCGTACGACGCGTTCGCCATCAGGGCCCGCTTCGGCGTGTTCGAGCGGGCGGGCTCGTCCCCGCACGGCAGCCGGACCGCGCACATGATGACCCTGGACGCCTGCCCGTTCAAGTGCACCTTCTGCTCGGAGAGCAGCGCGGTCAAGAGCCTGCCGACCCGGTTCGCCATCACCGAGTCGCAGGAGGTCGCCCTGCGGGTGCAGCGCCTGGTCGACTGGGGCGCCGAGGCGATGTTCTTCGACGACCCGGTGTTCTGGGGCGGGAACTGGAACGCCATCGCCGACTTCTGCCGCGACCTCAAGGAGCTGGCGGACCGGCCGTGCGAGGACCCCGAGTCCGCCGCGCACGGGCACCGGTCGGTGCGCGACCTGGAGTGGGGCGCGCAGCTCACCGTCGACGTGGTGCTCAACCGGGCCAAGTGGGACGAGGTCGGCGCCGGGCTCGACCTGATGCGCGAGGCCGGGTGCACCTACGTCTACATCGGCATCGAGTCGATGGCCGAGCAGGTCATGAAGCACGTCAAGAAGAACCTGCTGCGCCGCAACCCCGAGCCGTGGGTGGGCAAGGTCCGCGAGGCGCTGGAGAAGATCCGCTCGCACGGCATCCGGGTCGGCAGCTCGGTGCTGTTCGGCCTGGACGGCGAGGACCGGGGCACGATCGCCGAGACCATCGAGCAGATCGGCGCGCTCATCGACGACGGGCTGCTCATCATGGCCAGCCCCAACATCCTCACCTACCACCCCGGCACCGGCATCTCCGCCGAGCACGGCCAGGACGAGCTGGACTACCACTCCCGCAAGGAGAACAAGCCGCCGTACACGTTCTTCGAGGAGGCCTACCCCGACGTGGTCTCCAAGCTGCTGACCGAGGACGACATCTGGTACATCCACGACTCGGCGGCCAAGCGGTGGGGCTCGGTGCGCAACAGCGCGATCGAGGAGAGCGGCGCGGCGTGA
- a CDS encoding phytanoyl-CoA dioxygenase family protein, with amino-acid sequence MTESTALPESTVLPEQDRALLPSDDDVRFYAEHGWYLSPKLLTDDEVDALVAASEEYYAGRRDRELPLRPEKLSYWTPEDGEVQRNNDYIHYESETIGAILRKPIIAATAARLARVDLIRLFQATLLYKPPQPDEKSNIVPWHFDKYYWATSSSEDMITAFIPFHHCDEEMGTITMVDGSHRWDEFRGWDSRNGHAAVPGDTEREHLLTEVSRRNGAEVVKLPMTIPKGHMTFHHCRLYHGSAANRSDRPRRAISLHLQDGANAHRDHRLATDSRQTAYKHDELLRKLPDGSPDYSDPEFCPVLWQS; translated from the coding sequence GTGACCGAGAGCACCGCCTTGCCCGAGAGCACCGTCCTGCCCGAGCAGGACCGCGCGCTGCTGCCCTCCGACGACGACGTCCGGTTCTACGCCGAGCACGGCTGGTACCTGTCCCCGAAGCTGCTCACCGACGACGAGGTCGACGCGCTCGTCGCGGCCAGCGAGGAGTACTACGCGGGCAGGCGGGACCGCGAGCTGCCGCTGCGCCCGGAGAAGCTGTCGTACTGGACCCCGGAGGACGGGGAGGTCCAGCGCAACAACGACTACATCCACTACGAGAGCGAGACCATCGGCGCGATCCTGCGCAAGCCGATCATCGCCGCCACCGCGGCGAGGCTGGCGCGGGTCGACCTGATCCGCCTGTTCCAGGCCACGCTGCTGTACAAGCCGCCGCAGCCGGACGAGAAGTCCAACATCGTGCCGTGGCACTTCGACAAGTACTACTGGGCGACCTCCAGCTCGGAGGACATGATCACGGCCTTCATCCCGTTCCACCACTGCGACGAGGAGATGGGCACGATCACCATGGTGGACGGCAGCCACCGGTGGGACGAGTTCCGGGGCTGGGACAGCCGCAACGGCCACGCCGCCGTGCCCGGCGACACCGAGCGGGAGCACCTGCTGACCGAGGTGTCGCGGCGCAACGGGGCCGAGGTCGTGAAGCTGCCCATGACGATCCCCAAGGGGCACATGACGTTCCACCACTGCCGGCTGTACCACGGCAGCGCCGCCAACCGGAGCGACCGGCCGCGCCGCGCGATCTCCCTGCACCTGCAGGACGGCGCGAACGCCCACCGCGACCACCGGTTGGCCACCGACAGCAGGCAGACCGCGTACAAGCACGACGAGCTGCTGCGCAAGCTGCCCGACGGCTCCCCCGACTACTCCGACCCGGAGTTCTGCCCGGTCCTCTGGCAGTCCTGA
- a CDS encoding histidine kinase, translating to MTVPQSPLPTRLPPWARVALGTSVVVVTYAYLIATRPTSPHGVGGSAALLALGGYLLGSVLIVSGAMARLSASTVTLFPVAITINIVVGQVVRISGLPVHLDSIGTVLVGVLAGPAAGAATGALSSITVGMTINPGSLPYAVTAATIGLLAGTFSRFGLFRRAPTVVLAGVLIGVVAGVVSAPITAFVFGNAGGSLGQSVFIATLQVYGNSMLEAASLQGLIADPLDKVASCLLASAVLANLPARLRQRFPFAREHDVFGLERAARAGVAA from the coding sequence ATGACGGTTCCCCAGTCCCCGCTCCCGACCCGGTTACCGCCGTGGGCGCGCGTCGCCCTCGGCACGTCGGTGGTCGTGGTCACCTACGCCTACCTGATCGCCACCCGCCCGACCTCGCCGCACGGGGTGGGCGGCTCGGCGGCGCTGCTCGCGCTCGGCGGCTACCTGCTGGGCTCGGTGCTCATCGTCAGCGGCGCGATGGCCCGGCTGTCCGCCTCGACGGTGACGCTGTTCCCGGTGGCCATCACCATCAACATCGTCGTCGGCCAGGTGGTGCGGATCAGCGGGCTGCCGGTGCACCTGGACTCCATCGGCACCGTGCTGGTCGGGGTGCTCGCGGGTCCGGCGGCGGGCGCGGCCACCGGCGCGCTGTCGAGCATCACGGTCGGCATGACGATCAACCCCGGTTCGCTGCCGTACGCGGTCACCGCCGCGACGATCGGCCTGCTGGCCGGGACGTTCTCCCGCTTCGGGCTGTTCCGCCGGGCGCCGACGGTGGTGCTCGCCGGGGTGCTGATCGGCGTGGTCGCGGGTGTGGTGTCCGCGCCGATCACCGCGTTCGTGTTCGGCAACGCGGGCGGCTCGCTCGGGCAGTCGGTGTTCATCGCGACGCTCCAGGTCTACGGCAACTCGATGCTGGAGGCCGCCTCCCTGCAGGGGCTGATCGCCGATCCGCTGGACAAGGTCGCGTCGTGCCTGCTGGCGAGCGCGGTGCTGGCGAACCTGCCCGCGCGGCTGCGCCAGCGGTTCCCGTTCGCGCGCGAGCACGACGTGTTCGGCCTGGAGCGGGCGGCGCGGGCGGGGGTCGCGGCGTGA
- a CDS encoding ATP-grasp domain-containing protein has protein sequence MRRLGLVGVGFMGRPYLEAARDLGFGVRVVETESWSGEVPAGVELSRVDGLGGDGWALDELWAVGGYALAESGVDGVLGFSEPQVLGAAVVADRLGLPSPSLHASALSRNKALQRGCFAAHGLPQPGFHVVAGHDRAVEWAGAGFPVVVKPLSAFGSTGVRLVRDARELREVLAARSGERLLVERALEGPEYSWEGFVRDGEVLFANTTAKETTGPPRFVEVAHRAGHRFDDAATGAAVRELAEGVVRAARVRTGLVHLEFRLTAGGPAIMEVAVRTPGDFILDLVAATYRFDPYRVAVQLAMGVEPDLPAHPEPVSHAAAWFPICPPGVVTAAEGLDEVLALPHVARAGLAVSVGDVVAPLTSSDQRAGYVLVDAPSPEEREAALAGARELLRVTTEPQADPAR, from the coding sequence ATGAGGCGCCTCGGCCTGGTGGGCGTCGGCTTCATGGGGCGCCCCTACCTGGAGGCGGCGCGCGACCTCGGCTTCGGGGTGCGCGTGGTGGAGACCGAGTCGTGGTCGGGCGAGGTGCCCGCCGGGGTGGAGCTCTCCCGCGTCGACGGGCTCGGCGGTGACGGCTGGGCGCTGGACGAGCTGTGGGCCGTGGGCGGTTACGCGCTCGCCGAGTCCGGTGTGGACGGTGTGCTCGGCTTCTCCGAGCCGCAGGTGCTCGGCGCGGCCGTCGTCGCCGACCGGCTGGGGCTGCCGTCGCCGTCGCTGCACGCCTCCGCGCTCTCGCGCAACAAGGCGCTGCAGCGCGGGTGCTTCGCCGCGCACGGCCTGCCGCAGCCGGGGTTCCACGTGGTCGCCGGGCACGACCGGGCCGTCGAGTGGGCCGGGGCCGGGTTCCCGGTGGTGGTCAAGCCGCTGTCCGCCTTCGGCAGCACGGGGGTCAGGCTGGTGCGCGACGCGCGGGAGCTGCGCGAGGTGCTGGCCGCGCGGTCCGGCGAGCGGCTGCTGGTGGAGCGCGCCCTCGAAGGTCCCGAGTACAGCTGGGAGGGCTTCGTCCGGGACGGCGAGGTGCTGTTCGCCAACACCACCGCCAAGGAGACCACCGGGCCGCCGAGGTTCGTCGAGGTCGCGCACCGCGCGGGCCACCGGTTCGACGACGCCGCGACCGGGGCCGCCGTGCGGGAGCTGGCCGAGGGCGTGGTGCGGGCCGCTCGGGTGCGGACCGGGTTGGTGCACCTGGAGTTCCGGCTCACCGCGGGCGGGCCGGCGATCATGGAGGTCGCCGTGCGCACGCCGGGCGACTTCATCCTGGACCTGGTCGCCGCGACCTACCGCTTCGACCCGTACCGGGTGGCCGTGCAGCTGGCGATGGGGGTCGAGCCGGACCTGCCCGCCCACCCCGAGCCGGTGTCGCACGCCGCCGCGTGGTTCCCGATCTGCCCGCCCGGCGTGGTCACCGCCGCCGAGGGCCTGGACGAGGTGCTGGCGCTGCCGCACGTCGCGCGCGCGGGCCTGGCGGTGTCCGTCGGCGACGTCGTCGCCCCGCTCACCTCCTCCGACCAGCGCGCGGGGTACGTGCTGGTGGACGCGCCGTCGCCCGAGGAGCGCGAGGCGGCGCTCGCCGGGGCGCGGGAGCTGCTGCGCGTCACCACCGAACCGCAGGCCGACCCCGCCCGCTGA
- a CDS encoding thymidylate synthase: MPEYDSFADAYAAGLRSILEEGASVPSVLDPFSKASDFGAGNRPYRELIGHTFRVRDARAALALSPELPVNLPYCFGLLAWSLDGRNDVETPAYYRRGAHEYSDDQHTLSGAFGHRLLTAAGDQLAAVLGRIERDPAHRRAFALVLDPSDNFRESREYPCAVGVQLFLREGKLTWLTVMRAQQALTVLPYDVFLFMLMHQWAAALLGVPCGPYIHQSGTFHFYDNEIPLARKVVEAPLTSASLPALPGAPEEARAAVTELVTVERALREAVAAGDTAAVDRIAGERCVADFADVARACLATFAYRKLGDTTTVVDSPAASAEVRADIAGH, encoded by the coding sequence GTGCCTGAATACGACTCCTTCGCCGACGCCTACGCCGCGGGTCTGCGGAGCATCCTGGAGGAGGGGGCCTCGGTGCCCTCGGTGCTCGACCCGTTCTCCAAGGCGTCCGACTTCGGCGCGGGGAACCGGCCCTACCGCGAGCTGATCGGCCACACGTTCCGGGTGCGGGACGCGCGCGCCGCGCTGGCCCTCAGCCCCGAGCTGCCGGTCAACCTGCCCTACTGCTTCGGCCTGCTCGCCTGGTCGCTCGACGGCCGCAACGACGTGGAGACCCCCGCCTACTACCGGCGCGGCGCCCACGAGTACTCCGACGACCAGCACACCCTCAGCGGCGCCTTCGGCCACCGCCTGCTGACCGCCGCGGGCGACCAGCTCGCCGCCGTCCTCGGCCGCATCGAGCGCGACCCGGCCCACCGCCGCGCGTTCGCCCTCGTCCTGGACCCCTCGGACAACTTCCGCGAGTCCCGCGAGTACCCGTGCGCGGTCGGCGTGCAGCTCTTCCTGCGCGAGGGCAAGCTCACCTGGCTGACCGTCATGCGCGCCCAGCAGGCCCTGACCGTCCTGCCCTACGACGTGTTCCTGTTCATGCTCATGCACCAGTGGGCGGCGGCCCTGCTGGGCGTGCCGTGCGGCCCCTACATCCACCAGTCGGGCACCTTCCACTTCTACGACAACGAGATCCCGCTCGCCCGCAAGGTCGTCGAGGCCCCGCTCACCTCGGCGTCCCTGCCCGCGCTCCCCGGCGCCCCGGAGGAGGCCAGGGCCGCCGTGACCGAGCTGGTCACCGTCGAGCGCGCGCTGCGCGAGGCCGTCGCCGCGGGCGACACCGCCGCGGTGGACCGGATCGCGGGGGAGCGGTGCGTCGCCGACTTCGCCGACGTCGCCCGCGCCTGCCTGGCCACCTTCGCCTACCGCAAGCTCGGCGACACCACGACGGTCGTGGACTCCCCGGCGGCGAGCGCCGAGGTCCGCGCGGACATCGCGGGGCACTGA